A section of the Microbulbifer pacificus genome encodes:
- the bamE gene encoding outer membrane protein assembly factor BamE domain-containing protein, whose translation MKKTINIVAVLCVSILTGCAGTNFKRLTNDQLSYGIDTSEIIRQKLGKPYSEGVITKNDKQFKTMSYAYASAGGDAAQEGVTAARSQGLYFYENKLVGDEFTSSWAVDSTDFDESKISQIKKGSTTISEVESLLGAPSGQYLYPLVTNENEKAKIYMYSQTKGSAFNLKFYQKLLVLSYDASGVVTNIEYTEQGSKEKI comes from the coding sequence ATGAAGAAAACAATAAATATTGTAGCGGTGTTGTGTGTTTCTATTCTAACTGGCTGTGCTGGTACGAACTTCAAAAGGCTGACAAATGATCAATTAAGCTATGGAATTGATACCAGTGAGATTATCAGGCAAAAGCTTGGCAAGCCTTACAGCGAAGGTGTCATTACTAAAAACGATAAACAATTTAAAACAATGTCATATGCATATGCAAGCGCGGGCGGCGACGCAGCTCAAGAGGGTGTGACAGCAGCGAGAAGCCAAGGTTTATATTTTTATGAAAATAAACTGGTCGGTGATGAATTTACTAGCTCTTGGGCAGTGGATTCAACGGATTTTGATGAATCAAAAATATCTCAGATAAAAAAAGGTAGCACAACCATCAGTGAGGTGGAATCACTATTAGGAGCTCCTAGCGGGCAATATTTATACCCACTCGTAACTAACGAAAATGAAAAAGCAAAAATCTATATGTACAGTCAAACTAAGGGTTCTGCATTTAATCTTAAATTTTACCAAAAGCTATTAGTTTTAAGTTATGACGCGTCGGGTGTTGTTACAAATATTGAGTACACCGAACAGGGAAGCAAGGAAAAAATATAA
- a CDS encoding GNAT family N-acetyltransferase: MSAIEIRQATIEDSALILRFVTELAIYEKAEHEVLATEPDIRESLFGPDSTTYAVICNIDNKPVGFAVYFFNYSTWLGKHGLYLEDLYVSPEYRGAGAGKALLKHLAKIAVSRNCGRFEWSVLDWNEPAIRFYQSIGAKSQDEWVGYRLAGNALEEFANC, translated from the coding sequence GTGTCTGCCATAGAAATTCGACAAGCAACCATTGAAGATTCGGCCCTGATTCTCAGGTTTGTCACAGAACTTGCTATCTATGAGAAAGCAGAACATGAAGTGTTGGCTACAGAACCTGATATTAGAGAATCGCTATTCGGACCTGATTCGACTACCTATGCGGTTATTTGCAATATAGATAACAAACCGGTTGGTTTTGCCGTTTACTTTTTTAACTACTCTACTTGGCTCGGCAAGCATGGTCTCTACCTGGAGGATTTATATGTTTCCCCAGAATACAGAGGCGCTGGTGCAGGCAAGGCTCTTTTGAAACACTTGGCAAAAATAGCTGTATCCAGGAACTGCGGTCGCTTCGAATGGAGTGTTCTTGACTGGAATGAACCCGCAATACGATTCTATCAATCCATTGGCGCAAAATCTCAGGACGAATGGGTAGGTTACCGCTTAGCTGGAAACGCCCTGGAAGAGTTTGCAAATTGCTAG
- a CDS encoding winged helix-turn-helix transcriptional regulator, translated as MEYGQFCPIAKAMDLLGERWTMLILRELHMGGTRFSEMQRGLPLISPTILTKRLKELADAELILRKKIPGQRGNEYFLTQAGKETLPMLQLVGEWGMRWARGDIRDSDLDVELLMLYLQRSIKTDMLPGDQSVIQFRFTDLDKLNSWWLMVKGSNVDICLEDPGQEVDVYLTTDLRTMVNCWMGDESYREAIADNRMKLVGPSALTRNIQSWISDSIFAGIPSARQI; from the coding sequence ATGGAATACGGTCAATTCTGCCCAATAGCCAAAGCGATGGATCTGCTTGGGGAGCGCTGGACAATGCTGATCCTGCGTGAACTGCATATGGGCGGCACGCGATTCAGCGAAATGCAGCGCGGCCTGCCGCTAATTTCCCCCACCATCCTCACCAAGCGCCTCAAAGAACTCGCCGACGCAGAGCTTATCCTGCGCAAAAAAATCCCCGGGCAGCGGGGCAATGAATACTTCCTGACCCAGGCCGGCAAGGAAACGCTGCCGATGCTGCAGCTGGTGGGGGAGTGGGGCATGCGCTGGGCCCGCGGCGACATCCGCGATAGCGATCTGGATGTAGAACTGCTGATGCTGTACCTGCAGCGCAGCATCAAGACCGACATGTTGCCGGGTGATCAGTCCGTCATCCAGTTCCGCTTCACTGATCTGGACAAGCTCAACAGCTGGTGGCTGATGGTGAAAGGCAGCAACGTGGATATCTGCCTGGAAGACCCCGGGCAGGAAGTCGATGTGTACCTGACCACAGACCTGCGCACCATGGTGAATTGCTGGATGGGGGATGAGAGCTACCGCGAGGCCATCGCGGACAACCGCATGAAACTGGTGGGGCCATCAGCGCTCACGCGCAATATCCAGAGTTGGATATCGGATAGTATTTTTGCGGGGATTCCTTCCGCGAGACAGATTTAG
- a CDS encoding tautomerase family protein, with the protein MPLITVNLIENVFSQEEKAEIITRLTDTMVAIEGEHMRSVTWVKIEEVPEGLWGIGGMALTAPMVHKLQRDGAL; encoded by the coding sequence ATGCCGTTGATTACTGTAAACCTGATCGAAAACGTCTTCAGCCAGGAAGAGAAAGCCGAAATCATCACCCGCCTGACCGACACCATGGTCGCCATCGAGGGCGAGCACATGCGTTCGGTCACCTGGGTAAAGATTGAAGAAGTGCCGGAAGGCCTGTGGGGTATCGGGGGTATGGCACTGACCGCCCCGATGGTGCACAAGCTGCAACGGGATGGCGCACTGTAA
- a CDS encoding extracellular catalytic domain type 1 short-chain-length polyhydroxyalkanoate depolymerase translates to MNDKRPPHKGVLSLFLLFLSGLFATAASAGSWQQSQSIGGFSSVHVYTPDSVSPIGSGKALMIVLHGCSQPTSNYLTANLEDAAEQYGMVIAVPDAMNKAGYSCWSYWQGTKSRTAGDYKNLITLANTMSGDASRNIDPDQVYIAGLSSGAAFANTTACLAPDVFAGMGVAAGPSIGTSSNGALGPCESADVATRCNTYAGSYKSHFATQIASIAQGDADTTVNQCYNAQNSDGMAGVYGVTKLSGTNTISEGSTRTADETLWQDGRVSMLWLNDVPHAWSGGEGASGSYISAKSINYASYLGQYFAANNKRVDRNSGPAISNLAASESSSLLTISGNAVDAEGSVAAVAITISNIDSGTPVVVETLNLASVDSTGFFSATSSTLADGLYQVSAVATDNEGAEGDAASVTTRVGPEPAATAPVLSDTAASVSGQCATVTGTVVDANQNLASVVVGFASGNVTASIAGNGYSAQGCNLPGGENTATITATDDTQLASQASVTFTIDAGQTGDYNFHISAGHITWGVGYSACYLAFGTSQFTMREYPSGSDCKWIADGDSSCAGPVQACATSSGGGEQPTDTDGDGAEDALDNCPNTANASQADNDGDGIGNACDSTPDGEPVDSDSDGVNDSVDNCPNTANAGQEDNDGDGIGNACDSTPDGDVTCTEYTANNYSHVQAGRATTNGSYAYAVGSGDNLGLYNLFVTSTLAETAAGYYVKGNCP, encoded by the coding sequence ATGAACGATAAACGACCGCCCCACAAGGGCGTGCTTAGCCTATTCCTGTTATTTCTATCCGGGCTGTTTGCCACTGCTGCAAGCGCGGGCAGCTGGCAGCAGAGCCAGTCCATCGGCGGTTTCAGCTCCGTGCATGTGTATACCCCGGACTCGGTATCACCCATCGGCAGCGGCAAGGCGCTGATGATCGTGTTGCACGGCTGCTCCCAGCCCACCAGCAATTACCTCACCGCCAATCTGGAAGATGCGGCGGAGCAGTACGGCATGGTGATCGCGGTGCCGGATGCCATGAACAAGGCCGGCTATAGCTGCTGGTCCTACTGGCAGGGCACCAAGTCGCGTACCGCCGGCGACTACAAGAACCTGATTACCCTGGCCAACACCATGAGCGGCGACGCCAGCCGCAATATCGACCCGGACCAGGTGTATATCGCCGGCCTGTCTTCCGGTGCGGCCTTTGCCAACACCACCGCCTGCCTGGCACCGGACGTGTTTGCGGGTATGGGTGTGGCCGCTGGCCCCAGCATCGGCACCAGTTCCAACGGTGCCCTCGGTCCGTGTGAATCCGCGGATGTGGCCACGCGCTGCAACACCTATGCGGGCAGCTACAAAAGCCACTTCGCCACCCAGATCGCGTCCATCGCCCAGGGTGATGCGGATACCACGGTGAACCAGTGCTACAACGCACAGAACTCCGACGGTATGGCCGGGGTTTACGGCGTAACCAAGCTCTCCGGCACCAACACCATTAGCGAGGGCAGCACCCGCACCGCGGACGAAACCCTGTGGCAGGACGGCCGCGTTTCCATGCTGTGGCTGAACGATGTGCCCCACGCCTGGTCCGGCGGTGAAGGCGCCTCCGGCAGTTACATTTCCGCGAAGAGCATCAACTACGCCTCCTACCTCGGCCAGTACTTCGCCGCCAACAACAAGCGCGTCGACCGCAACAGCGGGCCGGCTATCTCCAATCTTGCCGCCAGCGAAAGCAGCAGCCTGCTGACCATCAGCGGCAATGCGGTGGATGCCGAGGGCAGCGTGGCCGCTGTAGCCATCACCATCAGCAATATCGACAGCGGCACTCCGGTAGTGGTGGAAACCCTGAACCTGGCCTCGGTGGATTCCACGGGCTTCTTCAGCGCGACCAGTTCGACTCTTGCCGATGGTCTGTATCAGGTGAGCGCGGTGGCCACCGACAATGAAGGCGCGGAAGGCGATGCAGCCAGCGTCACCACCCGCGTTGGCCCGGAGCCGGCGGCGACCGCGCCGGTACTGAGCGATACCGCGGCCAGTGTCAGTGGCCAGTGCGCCACCGTGACTGGCACCGTGGTGGATGCGAACCAGAACCTGGCATCCGTGGTGGTGGGGTTTGCCAGCGGCAATGTAACCGCAAGCATTGCCGGTAACGGCTACTCCGCCCAGGGCTGCAATCTACCGGGTGGAGAAAACACCGCAACCATTACCGCCACCGACGACACCCAGCTCGCGAGCCAGGCCAGCGTCACCTTCACTATCGATGCCGGCCAGACCGGTGATTACAACTTCCATATCAGCGCCGGCCATATCACCTGGGGCGTGGGCTACTCGGCCTGCTACCTGGCATTCGGCACCAGCCAGTTCACCATGCGCGAGTATCCGTCTGGCAGCGACTGCAAGTGGATTGCCGATGGCGACAGCAGCTGTGCCGGCCCGGTTCAGGCCTGCGCCACCAGCAGTGGCGGCGGCGAGCAGCCCACCGACACCGATGGCGACGGCGCGGAAGACGCGCTGGATAACTGCCCGAATACGGCCAATGCGAGCCAGGCAGACAACGATGGCGACGGTATCGGCAATGCGTGCGACAGCACCCCGGACGGTGAGCCGGTGGACAGCGATAGCGACGGCGTGAACGACAGCGTCGACAACTGCCCTAATACCGCCAACGCGGGTCAGGAAGACAACGATGGCGATGGCATCGGCAACGCCTGTGACAGCACCCCAGACGGTGATGTGACTTGTACCGAGTACACCGCCAACAACTACAGCCACGTGCAGGCCGGCCGCGCCACCACCAACGGCAGCTACGCCTACGCCGTCGGCTCCGGTGATAACCTGGGTCTGTACAACCTGTTCGTGACCAGCACACTGGCGGAAACTGCCGCTGGTTACTATGTGAAGGGCAATTGTCCCTGA
- a CDS encoding acyltransferase family protein, with product MTAGLGSVFGINKEVNAMQRDSHIDTLRGLACVFLVAYHVVGTGATNGLGIDSGIYRELSDLLAYVRMPLFTFLSGVVYAYRPFREGFINFLQGKSRRLLIPMLVVGTLFAILKSLTPGANGDIGNWFTLHIIPVAHYWFLSAQFLIFMVMVPLEKLGAFDRAGRFFVVLSGAILLYFSDIDTQYFSISGAIYLFPFFLLGMGVSRFKWGAAQAKVLSAVLCLMALGAFTALHISGKLDGAGRTDMGLLLGAISCLALYYSSLRVNVSATIGGYSYSIYLFHVFFTAATRILLYQLGVEDTNIVFVTSMVMGIAGPIVVEMVLGGFNLLRLLFLGQSRKEPEKLWGERLLARSARQ from the coding sequence ATGACGGCTGGGTTAGGCTCAGTTTTTGGCATCAACAAGGAAGTTAATGCGATGCAGCGTGATAGCCATATCGATACCTTGCGGGGCTTGGCCTGCGTTTTTCTGGTCGCCTACCATGTGGTAGGGACGGGCGCCACCAATGGCCTCGGGATAGACAGCGGCATCTATCGTGAGCTGAGTGATCTGCTGGCTTATGTCCGCATGCCCTTGTTTACCTTCCTGTCTGGGGTCGTTTATGCGTACCGTCCCTTCCGCGAGGGATTTATCAACTTCCTGCAGGGCAAGTCCCGGCGGCTGCTCATTCCGATGCTCGTGGTGGGAACCCTCTTTGCCATCCTGAAATCCTTAACCCCCGGGGCAAATGGGGATATAGGGAACTGGTTTACCCTGCATATTATTCCGGTGGCTCACTACTGGTTTCTCAGCGCGCAATTCCTGATTTTTATGGTTATGGTTCCGCTGGAAAAACTGGGCGCATTTGACCGGGCTGGTCGTTTTTTTGTCGTCCTGTCCGGCGCGATCCTGCTGTATTTTTCAGATATTGATACCCAGTATTTTTCCATTTCTGGAGCCATTTATTTATTTCCCTTCTTCCTTTTAGGGATGGGCGTGAGTCGCTTTAAATGGGGCGCTGCCCAGGCAAAGGTGTTAAGTGCAGTGCTGTGCCTGATGGCGCTAGGGGCATTTACCGCGTTACATATTTCTGGAAAGTTGGATGGTGCGGGTCGCACCGATATGGGACTGCTGCTTGGGGCTATTTCATGCCTTGCGCTGTATTACTCCAGTTTGAGAGTAAACGTCTCGGCGACCATCGGCGGTTACTCTTACTCGATTTACCTGTTCCACGTGTTTTTTACCGCTGCCACGCGCATCCTGCTTTACCAACTGGGCGTTGAGGATACCAATATCGTATTCGTGACTTCCATGGTGATGGGGATCGCAGGGCCGATCGTCGTAGAAATGGTTCTGGGCGGCTTCAATCTGTTGCGCTTGCTGTTTCTCGGCCAGTCGAGGAAGGAGCCTGAAAAATTGTGGGGGGAACGTCTGTTAGCCCGCAGTGCTCGACAATAG
- a CDS encoding GFA family protein, with protein sequence MKPFGSCHCGNIRLEVATLPTEATSCNCSLCRRYMGLWAYYEPGEVAIHYQNRIKSFYIWGDRDIEHHRCHNCGCVTHYITTEKCPVKRVAVNARMANPELLARLKIRHVDGASF encoded by the coding sequence ATGAAACCATTCGGCAGTTGCCACTGCGGAAACATCCGCCTGGAGGTCGCCACACTCCCCACGGAAGCCACCAGCTGCAACTGCTCCCTGTGCCGGCGGTATATGGGGTTGTGGGCCTACTACGAACCCGGTGAAGTCGCCATCCACTACCAGAACCGCATCAAGAGCTTCTACATCTGGGGCGACCGGGATATCGAACATCACCGCTGCCACAATTGCGGTTGCGTGACGCACTACATCACCACGGAAAAATGCCCGGTGAAACGCGTTGCGGTGAATGCGCGCATGGCGAACCCGGAGCTGCTGGCGAGGTTGAAAATCCGGCATGTGGATGGCGCATCGTTCTAG
- the trxC gene encoding thioredoxin TrxC, translated as MSDAQLTQIVCPSCTTPNRVPQQRLGDRPLCGKCRAPLIGGHPINGTEANFRRFIDKSDLPVVVDFWATWCGPCQQFAPVFSQVAGEMATQAVFVKLDTEANQQTSGAFQIRSIPTLMIFHRGREIARMSGALPKPQFVQWVSQQLASIPG; from the coding sequence ATGTCCGACGCACAACTCACCCAGATCGTCTGCCCCTCCTGCACGACCCCGAACCGTGTTCCGCAACAGCGACTGGGCGATCGCCCCCTGTGCGGCAAGTGTCGCGCGCCACTGATCGGCGGCCACCCGATCAACGGCACCGAAGCTAATTTCCGCCGCTTTATCGACAAGAGCGACCTGCCGGTGGTGGTGGATTTCTGGGCCACCTGGTGCGGTCCCTGCCAGCAGTTCGCTCCGGTGTTCAGCCAGGTTGCCGGTGAAATGGCGACCCAGGCGGTGTTTGTGAAACTGGATACAGAGGCCAACCAGCAGACGTCCGGCGCCTTCCAGATTCGCTCTATTCCTACCCTGATGATTTTCCATCGTGGCCGCGAAATTGCGCGCATGTCGGGCGCCCTGCCCAAGCCGCAGTTTGTGCAGTGGGTAAGCCAGCAGCTGGCATCCATTCCGGGCTGA
- a CDS encoding HD domain-containing protein, producing MYDYLASLLEDLDGIQQHPKYHPEGDALFHSLQVFQLARQATDDPVIWAAALFHDVGKAVDSPRHAELGAEMLTGVLNPRIVWLVEHHLDLMQFPHRTRNKYAGQNRLQQLQLLRRVDVGGRDPMASVMDLQDAIQLLKPHHALIAA from the coding sequence TTGTACGATTATCTTGCCAGCCTGCTCGAGGATCTCGACGGCATCCAGCAACACCCCAAGTACCACCCGGAGGGTGACGCCCTCTTCCATTCACTCCAGGTTTTCCAGCTCGCGCGCCAGGCCACCGACGATCCGGTGATATGGGCCGCGGCACTGTTTCACGATGTGGGTAAAGCCGTCGATAGTCCGCGCCACGCGGAACTCGGGGCGGAGATGCTCACCGGTGTGCTTAACCCGCGTATTGTGTGGCTGGTGGAACACCACCTGGACCTGATGCAGTTCCCGCATCGTACACGCAATAAATACGCCGGGCAGAATCGGCTGCAGCAGCTGCAACTGTTGCGCCGCGTGGATGTGGGCGGCCGCGACCCCATGGCGAGTGTCATGGATTTACAGGACGCCATCCAGCTGTTGAAACCCCACCACGCACTGATCGCGGCCTGA
- a CDS encoding nucleotidyltransferase domain-containing protein: MNKQERIRHLITREAARLMYEEGVGQYFDAKRMAAKRLIGKQYRFHPKYLPSNGEISDALYELSQLKDPATHEERLYHMRCRALEVMEQLAPFSPRLIGSVSTGRIREGSDIDLHVFTDEIEELEHYLDTLGWRHERKTTTINVNGRFVEHQHIYLNFDYPVELSVYPLRELRVVGRSSTDHKPIRRLSAAKLQQLITDEHWSLHIKSG; the protein is encoded by the coding sequence ATGAATAAACAGGAAAGAATCCGTCACCTGATCACCCGGGAGGCCGCACGTTTGATGTACGAGGAAGGCGTCGGCCAGTATTTCGATGCCAAACGCATGGCGGCGAAGCGCCTCATCGGCAAGCAGTACCGGTTCCACCCAAAGTACCTGCCCTCCAATGGCGAAATCTCGGACGCCCTGTACGAACTCAGCCAACTCAAAGATCCCGCCACCCATGAGGAGCGCCTGTACCACATGCGCTGTCGTGCGCTGGAAGTAATGGAACAGTTGGCGCCCTTCTCCCCGAGACTGATTGGCTCGGTGAGCACCGGACGCATCCGCGAGGGCAGCGATATCGACCTGCACGTGTTCACCGATGAAATCGAGGAACTGGAGCACTACCTCGATACCCTAGGCTGGCGCCACGAACGCAAGACCACCACCATCAACGTGAACGGGCGCTTTGTGGAGCACCAGCACATTTACCTGAATTTCGATTATCCGGTGGAGCTTTCGGTGTACCCGCTGCGCGAACTGCGTGTGGTCGGGCGCTCCAGTACCGATCACAAACCGATCCGGCGCCTCTCCGCCGCCAAACTTCAGCAATTGATCACCGATGAGCACTGGTCGCTGCATATCAAATCCGGTTAG
- a CDS encoding MFS transporter: MHPPSSTTAVAAAGAPTHSRLAEFALALGGFGIGTGEFVIMGLMNRVATDLGVSAPEVGYAISSYALGVVVGAPIIALLAARAPRRAMLITLMLVFAVGNIASAVAPGFWSFIGLRFMAGLPHGAYFGVASLVAAAAVPPNQRARAVARVMSGLTVAILVGAPLATWAGNLFGWQIAFAGVGVVALLTALMVWRCVPVQPEDPDASPARELSALVKHRVLFTLGIAAIGFGGMFSVFSYVMPTLTLQAGMAESLGPVVLVLFGLGAIAGNLLGARVADWNVLRAFPLILGWCALVQAGFYFAANYVWPGIIFVGLVGTAMALGPAIQTRLMDVAEGGQTMAASLNHAAFNLANALGAWLAGIAINAGFGWSITGPVGAVLAVSGILVFYAGRLLEKRGASGEAMPSPV; this comes from the coding sequence ATGCACCCACCCTCTTCCACCACCGCGGTTGCCGCGGCAGGTGCGCCCACGCATTCCCGGCTCGCAGAATTTGCCCTGGCCCTGGGTGGCTTTGGTATCGGGACCGGCGAGTTCGTGATCATGGGGCTGATGAACCGGGTGGCGACCGACCTTGGGGTCAGCGCACCGGAGGTGGGTTACGCCATCAGCAGCTATGCCCTCGGCGTGGTGGTGGGAGCCCCGATCATTGCCCTGCTGGCGGCGCGGGCGCCGCGGCGGGCGATGCTGATTACGCTGATGCTGGTGTTTGCCGTGGGCAATATTGCCAGTGCCGTCGCGCCGGGCTTCTGGTCGTTCATCGGCCTGCGCTTTATGGCCGGCCTGCCCCACGGTGCCTATTTCGGTGTGGCCTCACTGGTGGCTGCCGCGGCGGTGCCACCCAACCAAAGGGCGCGCGCGGTGGCGCGAGTGATGTCGGGACTCACGGTGGCAATTCTGGTCGGTGCGCCACTGGCCACCTGGGCCGGCAATTTGTTCGGCTGGCAAATAGCGTTTGCGGGCGTGGGTGTCGTTGCCCTGCTTACGGCGCTGATGGTATGGCGCTGTGTACCTGTGCAGCCAGAAGACCCGGACGCGAGCCCGGCGCGGGAGCTGTCTGCGCTGGTCAAACACCGGGTGCTGTTTACGCTGGGAATCGCCGCCATCGGCTTTGGCGGTATGTTCTCGGTGTTCAGCTATGTGATGCCGACGCTGACCCTGCAGGCGGGCATGGCCGAATCTCTCGGGCCGGTTGTACTGGTGCTATTCGGTCTCGGTGCCATCGCCGGCAACCTGCTCGGCGCACGGGTGGCAGACTGGAATGTACTGCGTGCTTTCCCGCTGATTCTGGGCTGGTGTGCCCTGGTGCAGGCGGGATTCTATTTCGCGGCAAATTACGTGTGGCCGGGCATTATTTTTGTCGGCCTGGTCGGCACCGCCATGGCGCTGGGACCTGCCATCCAGACTCGCCTGATGGACGTGGCCGAGGGCGGCCAGACGATGGCGGCTTCACTCAATCACGCGGCGTTCAACCTGGCCAATGCCCTCGGCGCCTGGCTCGCGGGGATAGCGATCAACGCGGGATTTGGCTGGTCGATCACCGGCCCGGTAGGTGCGGTGCTGGCCGTTAGCGGAATACTGGTATTTTATGCCGGGCGCTTGCTGGAGAAGCGCGGTGCCTCAGGGGAAGCCATGCCGAGCCCCGTATGA
- a CDS encoding DUF3175 domain-containing protein, producing MKAPEKKDSDSKWSQRVTETSDALDLEGGVFTLHDPREIALSLKKSAEQSHRRKAEPFRSAMSMLTFYINRAGDNLPEERKKVLEQAKDELRVLFGRPRKPSPQQK from the coding sequence ATGAAAGCGCCGGAGAAGAAAGACAGCGACAGCAAGTGGTCCCAGCGGGTCACCGAAACCAGCGATGCCCTGGACCTGGAAGGTGGTGTATTCACGCTTCATGACCCCAGAGAAATTGCGCTGTCCCTGAAAAAATCGGCGGAACAGAGCCACAGGCGCAAGGCAGAGCCTTTCCGGTCAGCGATGTCGATGCTCACCTTCTACATCAACCGTGCGGGGGACAACCTTCCCGAGGAAAGAAAAAAGGTTCTGGAACAGGCGAAGGATGAATTGCGGGTTTTATTCGGCCGCCCCAGAAAACCCAGCCCCCAGCAAAAATAA
- a CDS encoding nuclear transport factor 2 family protein, with protein sequence MYLIFSWLLAATCMADSSGKPERSSSDVTSAHGEGYSGHSDRPQGFLQAKYPTGNQEAAIATQLDDFHKAAANADFDAYFDLFSKDGVFIGTDASERWTVDTFKEFVKPYFSQGKGWTYVPRDRTIVVHGDVAWFDELLDNEAYGECRGSGVLVRENGEWKIAQYNLHFPIPNDLAKQITQMIKAHAQKGR encoded by the coding sequence TTGTATCTGATATTTAGCTGGCTGCTCGCCGCCACTTGTATGGCGGATTCCAGCGGCAAGCCGGAGCGGTCGTCGTCCGACGTAACTTCGGCGCATGGCGAGGGCTACAGTGGCCATAGCGACCGGCCGCAGGGTTTCCTGCAAGCCAAATATCCGACCGGGAACCAGGAGGCCGCTATAGCCACGCAACTGGACGACTTCCACAAGGCCGCCGCCAATGCGGATTTCGACGCGTACTTCGATCTCTTCAGCAAAGACGGCGTGTTTATTGGCACCGACGCCAGCGAGCGCTGGACCGTCGATACCTTCAAGGAATTTGTGAAACCCTATTTCAGCCAGGGCAAGGGTTGGACCTATGTGCCGAGAGATCGCACGATCGTGGTTCACGGCGATGTGGCATGGTTTGATGAACTGCTGGATAACGAAGCTTACGGCGAGTGCCGCGGCAGCGGTGTGCTGGTCAGGGAAAACGGGGAGTGGAAAATCGCCCAGTACAATTTACATTTCCCGATACCGAACGACCTGGCAAAGCAGATTACCCAAATGATCAAGGCGCATGCGCAAAAGGGCCGCTAA